In the Nitrospirota bacterium genome, one interval contains:
- a CDS encoding helix-turn-helix transcriptional regulator — MSDKFFEDMPIGEIFDAIPAPAFIVDEDVKLLHWNCTARKLGLHKGHVSVLKGGEALKCVHASEGPGGCGTTLACKNCVIRTLVNDSINSSRVYRELAVVEICRSNRVEEIYLLVTASPFLCRSRKCAFLLLEDVSAILSAVQPEGWARQITFNPVEGLLLAPREQEILWWLKKGKSSWDISIILKITERTVNFHIYNIIKKLDAQNRTHAVAIAMEKGLIPSNPKLDYRA, encoded by the coding sequence ATGTCCGATAAGTTTTTTGAAGATATGCCTATTGGTGAGATCTTTGATGCCATACCTGCCCCGGCATTTATTGTTGACGAAGACGTAAAACTTCTGCATTGGAATTGCACTGCCCGCAAACTGGGGCTGCATAAAGGGCATGTAAGCGTCCTTAAGGGGGGCGAGGCGTTGAAGTGTGTTCATGCCTCTGAGGGACCGGGGGGCTGTGGGACTACCCTTGCCTGCAAAAATTGCGTCATCCGAACCCTGGTTAACGATTCCATCAATTCCAGCAGGGTATACCGTGAATTGGCCGTGGTCGAGATCTGCCGCAGCAACAGGGTCGAAGAGATCTACCTTCTGGTGACTGCATCCCCCTTCCTCTGCCGCAGCAGAAAATGCGCCTTCCTGCTGCTGGAGGATGTCAGCGCAATCCTGTCAGCTGTGCAGCCGGAGGGGTGGGCTCGGCAGATAACTTTTAATCCGGTGGAAGGCCTGCTTCTTGCCCCCAGGGAACAGGAAATACTCTGGTGGCTTAAAAAGGGGAAAAGCTCGTGGGATATTTCAATAATCCTGAAAATTACGGAGCGGACGGTGAATTTTCATATTTATAATATCATCAAGAAACTCGATGCGCAGAACAGGACCCATGCCGTTGCCATTGCGATGGAAAAAGGGCTTATTCCTTCGAATCCAAAATTAGACTATCGCGCCTGA
- a CDS encoding DUF3365 domain-containing protein translates to MKINMFSLSLRFSLFVGIILLLFCALFSTVLYYYLRAQVINEAENKTTIIMTHVRALGDYVKESLRPRMFEIFSKLHTKDDFVVEAMSTTHVNLQVMKKFTRHLPDYAYKRVSDRPLNPENTADVFDLTMMNYFRQHRDVAERHGREEVGGKEYLIYSRPLYSEEDCLHCHGEVAAAAHGILEKYGKTGKFGWKAGELIGLESISIPLDKALAQAKKISIDAFIFGLGTLSFLFLALYTTFRHLVTNPLNRISGIFRNIAQGSEPLGREIRSTRADEIGDLTGSFNMLAKHLMEAHEKLRKTAEIEKQMMETEKLAALGQLSAGVAHEINNPLGGIQLCFNNLMNTEMDEEKRVKHIEVINTGFLRIQSIVRHLLDFAKNAPLCIAPARINGIIENALALVGYTLRGKEISVVTELASDMPDLPADANKLEQVFLNLIINAAQTMEVGGKLTIRTRHEANWCFVSVSDTGKGISPEVLQKIFDPFYTTKGVGEGTGLGLSVSKAIIEQHRGEIKVETSEYGTTFTIQLPVAL, encoded by the coding sequence ATGAAAATAAATATGTTCAGTCTTAGTTTGCGTTTCAGCCTGTTTGTCGGAATCATTCTTCTTCTGTTCTGTGCATTATTCTCTACGGTGCTCTATTACTACCTGAGGGCCCAGGTCATTAATGAGGCTGAAAACAAAACGACCATCATCATGACCCATGTGCGCGCTTTGGGTGACTATGTGAAGGAGTCGTTGCGGCCCCGCATGTTCGAAATCTTTTCGAAGCTTCACACGAAAGATGATTTTGTGGTCGAAGCCATGTCAACGACTCACGTCAATCTTCAGGTCATGAAAAAGTTCACCCGCCATCTCCCGGACTATGCCTACAAAAGAGTTTCTGACAGGCCGCTGAACCCTGAAAATACCGCAGATGTCTTTGATCTTACAATGATGAATTATTTCAGACAGCACAGAGATGTTGCAGAGAGGCACGGCAGGGAAGAGGTGGGAGGAAAGGAATACCTTATTTATTCGCGGCCTCTTTATTCTGAAGAGGACTGCCTGCATTGCCATGGAGAAGTCGCTGCGGCAGCGCACGGTATTTTGGAAAAATACGGCAAGACGGGCAAGTTCGGATGGAAAGCAGGAGAACTGATTGGTCTGGAATCTATTTCCATTCCCCTGGATAAGGCCCTTGCGCAGGCAAAGAAAATCTCGATTGATGCTTTTATCTTTGGATTGGGCACGCTCTCCTTTCTGTTCCTTGCCCTGTACACGACCTTCAGGCACCTTGTGACCAACCCGCTCAACCGCATCTCCGGCATCTTCCGGAACATTGCGCAGGGGTCAGAGCCTCTCGGAAGAGAAATAAGAAGCACGCGCGCAGATGAGATCGGTGACCTTACCGGATCGTTCAATATGCTGGCAAAACACCTTATGGAGGCGCACGAGAAACTGAGAAAGACTGCTGAAATAGAGAAACAGATGATGGAGACCGAAAAGCTTGCGGCTTTGGGACAATTATCGGCAGGTGTAGCGCATGAGATAAACAATCCCCTTGGCGGGATACAACTCTGTTTCAACAATCTTATGAATACCGAGATGGATGAAGAAAAGAGGGTCAAGCATATCGAGGTAATCAATACCGGCTTCCTCAGGATACAGAGCATAGTGAGACATCTCCTGGACTTTGCGAAAAATGCGCCTCTCTGTATTGCTCCGGCCCGGATTAACGGTATTATCGAAAATGCCCTTGCCCTTGTGGGATATACCCTCAGGGGCAAGGAGATATCGGTAGTTACGGAATTGGCATCGGACATGCCGGATCTTCCGGCGGATGCGAATAAACTGGAACAGGTCTTCCTCAACCTGATTATCAACGCTGCTCAGACTATGGAGGTGGGAGGCAAGCTCACGATCAGGACGCGTCATGAGGCAAATTGGTGTTTCGTATCCGTTTCCGACACAGGGAAAGGCATATCTCCGGAGGTGCTCCAGAAGATATTTGATCCTTTCTATACGACGAAAGGAGTCGGCGAGGGCACTGGCCTCGGTCTTTCGGTAAGTAAGGCCATTATAGAGCAGCACCGTGGAGAGATAAAAGTTGAAACTTCGGAATATGGGACCACGTTTACCATACAATTGCCGGTGGCGTTATGA
- a CDS encoding putative sulfate exporter family transporter gives MEGKKSGISEDWLSLFLGLFIFLLSLGSFGGVDLLGWGINTKVWTDPAKAMGPVAKNLQAVKGDIVKIDGQKITLKKSDGKEETITVKEDTSTLKAGDKFERKGMSGFVSILLTYLAMLVVMGAGAKLLGTNVGKFAVGFTIVFWIGYLCWFCGHYAYIAATKNQLKNFNIPWALSLTGEAGFIIALLAGLVVGNFFPKLSGMLKEASRPELYIKTAIVIMGAGLGLKSAESMSLATNVMFRGLCAIIEAYLIYWAVVYFVARKYFKFSREWAAPLASGISICGVSAAIATGGAIRARPVVPIMVSSLVVIFAVVEMILLPFIAQAMLWSEPLVAGAWMGLAVKTDGGAVASGAITDALIRAKALEMEGINYKADWITMTATTVKMFIDIFIGIWAFILAIIWCTKIECKPGQKIQAIEIWHRFPKFVIGYAFTFFLVLAICWPAANAISPVDKQIKAAREEIASVEKQLPKTTDPAELTALNGKIAATKDRIKELETSIREPKKTMAAAGAATSEGNVFRVMFFVLTFFTIGIVSNFKKLWEEGIGKLAAVYILCLFGFIIWVGLGISWLFFHGVKPPVI, from the coding sequence ATGGAAGGGAAAAAGAGTGGTATAAGTGAGGACTGGTTATCGCTGTTCCTCGGTCTCTTTATTTTTCTCCTCTCTCTCGGTAGCTTCGGGGGGGTCGATCTTCTGGGATGGGGAATAAATACAAAAGTATGGACCGACCCTGCGAAAGCCATGGGGCCGGTGGCAAAAAATCTTCAGGCAGTGAAGGGTGATATTGTAAAGATTGACGGGCAGAAAATCACTCTTAAAAAGTCAGATGGGAAAGAAGAAACCATAACGGTTAAAGAAGATACCAGCACCCTTAAAGCCGGGGACAAGTTTGAGAGGAAAGGCATGTCAGGGTTTGTCTCAATCCTTTTGACCTACCTCGCCATGCTGGTGGTCATGGGAGCTGGAGCCAAACTGCTGGGCACAAACGTAGGAAAGTTCGCTGTCGGTTTTACGATAGTTTTCTGGATAGGCTATCTCTGTTGGTTTTGCGGCCATTATGCCTATATTGCAGCAACAAAAAATCAGCTGAAAAACTTTAATATACCCTGGGCGTTAAGCCTGACCGGTGAAGCCGGGTTTATTATCGCTCTCCTTGCCGGACTCGTTGTCGGAAACTTCTTCCCGAAACTCTCCGGGATGTTGAAGGAGGCATCGCGTCCTGAACTCTACATTAAGACTGCCATTGTTATTATGGGCGCCGGCCTTGGCCTGAAGTCTGCTGAATCCATGAGCCTGGCAACAAACGTCATGTTCCGCGGACTCTGCGCGATTATTGAGGCCTACCTGATCTATTGGGCCGTTGTATATTTTGTTGCCCGGAAGTATTTCAAGTTCAGCAGGGAATGGGCGGCCCCACTGGCGTCAGGTATTTCGATCTGTGGCGTGTCAGCTGCCATAGCGACTGGCGGCGCTATCAGGGCAAGGCCGGTGGTTCCAATTATGGTCTCCTCCCTTGTTGTCATATTTGCGGTCGTGGAGATGATCCTTCTGCCCTTTATTGCCCAGGCGATGCTCTGGAGCGAGCCGCTGGTGGCAGGTGCGTGGATGGGGCTTGCCGTCAAGACCGATGGAGGTGCAGTAGCAAGCGGCGCCATTACCGATGCGCTCATCAGGGCCAAGGCCCTCGAAATGGAAGGGATCAATTACAAGGCAGACTGGATAACCATGACGGCTACCACGGTCAAGATGTTTATTGACATCTTCATCGGCATCTGGGCATTCATCCTGGCCATTATCTGGTGCACCAAGATTGAATGCAAGCCGGGCCAGAAAATCCAGGCTATCGAGATCTGGCATCGCTTTCCGAAATTCGTCATCGGATACGCCTTCACCTTCTTTCTGGTTTTGGCAATCTGCTGGCCTGCAGCCAACGCCATCAGTCCCGTAGACAAACAGATCAAGGCGGCCAGGGAAGAGATCGCCTCAGTCGAAAAGCAGCTGCCGAAGACAACAGACCCTGCAGAGTTGACTGCGCTTAACGGGAAAATAGCTGCAACAAAGGACAGGATCAAAGAGCTTGAGACCTCGATCAGGGAGCCAAAGAAGACCATGGCAGCAGCCGGCGCGGCCACCAGCGAAGGCAACGTGTTTCGGGTAATGTTTTTTGTGCTCACCTTCTTTACCATCGGTATTGTGTCGAACTTCAAAAAGCTTTGGGAAGAAGGCATCGGAAAACTGGCAGCAGTATATATCCTCTGCCTGTTCGGGTTTATTATATGGGTCGGTCTTGGTATTTCATGGCTATTTTTCCATGGCGTGAAGCCGCCGGTCATATAA
- a CDS encoding sigma-54-dependent Fis family transcriptional regulator — MKKQILIVEDDPIMRLGMEHFLSSQGYAITLAADGAEGIMALEKGSFDLIITDLRLPHRSGLDVLRKAREACPASGVIIITAFAEIKGSVEAMKEGAFDYIAKPFSNDEFLISIERFFNFRKLEDEVIFLRETLRERVEFGDIIGSSPLMKDVFDRITAVADTDVPVLIRGESGTGKELVANAIHRLSRRNNKAFIKINCAAIPEALFESELFGHMKGAFTGASEMRKGKFEFADEGTIFFDEIGDIPLTLQPKLLRILEDSNVTRIGGNSPIKVNVRSIYATRRNLKECVEAGEFREDLFYRINVVPISLPPLRDRKEDIPHLVDHFLAYFRAKFNKPGLKVSQAAYDTILSYDYPGNVRELKHAVERGAVLGKDDTIQVKDLPDEMSGTSDKTACYAEDLSLEASIRCFEKQRIIRALSDSGGKKTEAAERLGISRKVLWKKIKEIGIE; from the coding sequence ATGAAAAAACAGATTCTTATTGTCGAAGATGATCCGATCATGCGGCTTGGCATGGAACATTTTCTTTCCTCACAGGGTTATGCAATCACCCTAGCCGCTGACGGTGCGGAAGGGATTATGGCTCTTGAGAAAGGGAGCTTCGACCTGATCATTACAGACCTCCGGCTGCCGCATCGGAGTGGTCTTGACGTGCTCAGAAAGGCCAGGGAGGCCTGCCCTGCCTCAGGAGTTATTATTATTACCGCATTTGCCGAAATAAAGGGTTCTGTTGAGGCCATGAAGGAGGGGGCCTTCGATTACATTGCCAAGCCTTTTTCAAATGACGAATTTCTTATTTCCATAGAAAGATTTTTCAATTTCCGCAAGCTTGAAGATGAGGTTATTTTCCTCAGGGAAACGTTGAGGGAACGGGTCGAGTTCGGGGATATCATAGGCAGCAGTCCTCTCATGAAAGATGTATTCGACCGCATTACCGCTGTTGCCGATACGGATGTGCCGGTGCTGATTCGGGGAGAAAGCGGTACGGGGAAAGAACTCGTGGCAAATGCGATCCATCGGCTGAGCCGCAGGAACAATAAGGCGTTTATCAAGATAAATTGTGCTGCCATCCCCGAGGCCTTATTCGAGTCTGAGCTTTTCGGGCATATGAAAGGGGCCTTTACCGGTGCTTCAGAAATGAGGAAGGGCAAGTTCGAGTTCGCTGATGAAGGGACGATCTTTTTCGATGAAATCGGCGATATCCCGCTTACGCTGCAGCCCAAGCTGCTGAGGATACTGGAGGACAGCAACGTCACGAGGATAGGCGGCAATTCTCCGATTAAGGTCAATGTCCGGAGTATTTACGCAACGCGCAGGAACCTGAAGGAGTGTGTAGAAGCGGGGGAATTCAGGGAGGACCTTTTCTACCGCATCAACGTCGTGCCTATTTCTCTGCCTCCCCTGAGGGACAGGAAAGAAGATATCCCGCATCTTGTCGACCACTTCCTCGCTTACTTCAGAGCCAAATTCAACAAGCCGGGCCTCAAGGTATCTCAGGCGGCATATGATACTATCCTTTCCTATGATTATCCAGGTAACGTAAGGGAGCTAAAGCATGCGGTGGAGCGGGGAGCTGTTCTTGGCAAGGATGATACCATCCAGGTGAAGGACCTTCCTGATGAGATGTCCGGGACTTCCGACAAGACAGCCTGTTATGCGGAAGACCTTTCCCTTGAGGCGAGCATCAGATGCTTTGAAAAGCAGCGGATTATCAGAGCGCTCAGCGACTCAGGGGGAAAGAAGACCGAGGCAGCCGAGAGGCTTGGCATAAGCAGAAAGGTGCTATGGAAAAAAATAAAAGAAATCGGAATCGAATAA